The Streptococcus sp. VT 162 genome has a window encoding:
- a CDS encoding cobalt ABC transporter permease: MDSMILGRYIPGDSIIHRLDPRSKLLAMILLILIVFWANNPLTNLILFIATGIFIALSGVSLSFFVQGLKSMFFLIAFTTLFQLFFISSGNVLFEFSFIRITDYALQQAGIIFCRFVLIIFFSTLLTLTTMPLSLAAAVEALLAPLKRVKVPVHEIGLMLSMSLRFVPTLMDDTTRIMNAQKARGVDFGEGSIVQKVKAMIPILIPLFATSLKRADSLAIAMEARGYQGGKGRSQYRQLRWSQKDTLAILVILVLGCFLFFLKS; this comes from the coding sequence ATGGATAGTATGATTTTAGGGCGTTATATACCGGGGGATTCCATTATTCATCGCTTGGATCCACGTAGTAAATTGCTTGCCATGATCCTGTTGATTTTGATTGTATTTTGGGCTAATAATCCCCTCACCAATCTCATTTTGTTTATAGCGACAGGTATATTTATCGCTTTGTCAGGCGTTTCCCTCTCATTTTTCGTTCAGGGATTAAAATCCATGTTCTTCTTGATTGCTTTTACGACTCTTTTTCAGCTCTTTTTCATTTCAAGTGGAAATGTCCTATTTGAGTTTTCTTTTATAAGAATAACGGATTATGCTTTGCAACAAGCAGGAATCATTTTCTGTCGTTTTGTGTTGATTATTTTCTTTTCAACCTTGCTAACCTTAACGACCATGCCTTTGAGTCTGGCAGCTGCAGTTGAAGCTCTTTTAGCACCGCTGAAACGCGTGAAAGTTCCCGTTCATGAAATTGGTCTCATGTTATCAATGAGTTTGCGTTTTGTTCCAACCTTGATGGATGACACGACGAGAATTATGAATGCTCAAAAAGCTCGTGGAGTTGACTTTGGCGAAGGTAGCATCGTTCAAAAAGTAAAGGCTATGATTCCAATTTTAATTCCTCTTTTTGCGACGAGCTTAAAGCGTGCAGATTCATTGGCAATAGCCATGGAAGCGCGTGGTTATCAGGGAGGAAAGGGTAGAAGCCAGTATAGACAGTTGAGATGGAGTCAAAAGGATACACTGGCAATTCTTGTGATTTTGGTACTGGGATGTTTCTTATTTTTCTTAAAATCTTAG
- a CDS encoding Xaa-Pro dipeptidase has translation MEFRTIKEDGQVQEEIKKSRFICHAKRVYSEEEARDFITAIKKEHYKATHNCSAFIVGERSEIKRTSDDGEPSGTAGVPMLGVLENHNLTNVCVVVTRYFGGIKLGAGGLIRAYAGSVALAVKEIGIIEIKEQAGIAIQMSYAQYQEYGNFLKEHHLMELDTNFTDQVDTMIYVNKEEKENIKAALVEFFNGKVTLTDQGLREVEVPVNLV, from the coding sequence ATGGAATTTAGAACAATTAAAGAGGATGGGCAGGTCCAAGAAGAAATCAAAAAATCACGCTTTATCTGTCATGCCAAGCGTGTCTATAGTGAAGAAGAAGCTCGTGACTTTATCACTGCTATCAAAAAAGAACACTACAAAGCCACCCATAACTGCTCTGCTTTTATTGTAGGGGAACGCAGTGAGATCAAGCGTACGAGTGATGATGGCGAACCTAGTGGTACTGCTGGAGTCCCTATGCTTGGCGTCTTAGAAAATCATAATCTTACGAATGTCTGCGTAGTAGTTACTCGTTACTTTGGTGGAATTAAGTTAGGCGCTGGAGGTTTGATTCGTGCTTACGCAGGAAGTGTAGCCTTGGCTGTCAAAGAAATAGGCATTATTGAAATCAAAGAGCAAGCTGGCATAGCCATTCAGATGTCTTACGCTCAATACCAAGAGTATGGTAATTTCCTTAAAGAACATCATCTCATGGAGCTGGATACAAACTTTACAGATCAAGTTGATACAATGATCTATGTTAATAAGGAAGAGAAAGAAAATATCAAGGCTGCTCTTGTGGAATTTTTTAATGGAAAGGTTACTTTAACAGATCAAGGTTTACGAGAAGTTGAAGTTCCTGTAAACTTAGTGTAA
- the cbiO gene encoding cobalt transporter ATP-binding subunit (with CbiNQ forms the ABC transporter for cobalt import; Staphylococcus has two adjacent copies of this gene): MKSIIEVKNLSFRYKEDQEHYDVNNVSFHLKRGEWLSIVGHNGSGKSTTIRLIDGLLEAESGEIWIDGQLLSSENVWDLRRQIGMVFQNPDNQFVGATVEDDVAFGLENQGLPREEMKKRVADSLELVGMLDFKKREPARLSGGQKQRVAIAGVVALRPAILILDEATSMLDPEGRRELIQTVQEIRKDNQMTVVSITHDLEEVAMSDRVLVMKKGQVESTSSPRELFSRDDLDQIGLDEPFTNQLRESLRETGYQLPDGYLTEGELEDKLWELL; encoded by the coding sequence ATGAAATCGATTATTGAAGTAAAAAATCTGTCTTTTCGTTACAAAGAAGACCAGGAACATTATGACGTTAATAATGTCTCGTTTCACTTGAAACGGGGAGAATGGCTTTCGATTGTAGGTCATAATGGGAGTGGGAAATCGACAACTATCCGTTTGATTGATGGCTTGCTTGAAGCAGAGTCTGGGGAAATCTGGATAGATGGGCAATTGCTGTCCTCTGAGAACGTTTGGGACTTACGCCGTCAAATTGGTATGGTTTTTCAAAATCCAGATAACCAATTTGTGGGGGCAACTGTTGAAGATGATGTCGCCTTTGGTTTAGAAAATCAGGGACTTCCTCGTGAAGAAATGAAGAAGAGAGTGGCTGATTCTTTGGAGTTGGTAGGGATGCTGGACTTTAAGAAGAGAGAACCAGCTCGTTTATCTGGTGGCCAAAAACAACGTGTGGCCATTGCAGGAGTTGTTGCCCTGAGGCCAGCTATTTTAATTCTAGATGAGGCTACAAGTATGTTGGACCCCGAGGGACGACGAGAACTGATTCAGACAGTTCAAGAGATTCGAAAAGACAACCAGATGACAGTCGTCTCCATTACACATGACTTGGAAGAAGTTGCGATGAGTGACCGTGTCTTGGTCATGAAAAAAGGCCAAGTGGAGTCAACCAGCAGCCCAAGAGAACTTTTTTCTCGGGATGATCTTGACCAGATAGGGTTGGATGAGCCTTTTACTAATCAATTGAGAGAATCTTTGAGAGAGACTGGTTATCAGTTGCCGGATGGCTATTTGACAGAAGGAGAGCTAGAGGACAAGTTATGGGAATTACTCTAG
- a CDS encoding rod shape-determining protein MreC — MNRFKKSKYLIIVFVTVLAVSVLLVTTYSSAIVTKLGDGISLVDRIVQKPFQWFDTFKSDLGHLTQTYNENESLKKQLYQLEVESNQSESLKNENEQLRQLLDMKSKLQATKTISADVIMRAPVSWKQELTIDVGSSKGASENMLAIANGGLIGSVSKVEDHSTTINLLTNTENSDKISVKILHGSTEIYGIIVGYDKESELLKISQLNSNSDISAGDKVTTGGLGNFNVKDIPVGEVVATTHSSDYLTKEVTVKLSADTKNLHVVELVGN, encoded by the coding sequence ATGAACCGTTTTAAAAAATCAAAATATCTAATCATCGTTTTTGTCACAGTTCTGGCAGTTTCTGTTCTATTAGTGACAACCTATTCAAGCGCTATTGTGACGAAACTAGGAGATGGGATTTCTTTAGTAGATAGAATTGTTCAAAAACCCTTTCAGTGGTTTGATACTTTTAAATCAGATTTGGGACATTTGACGCAGACTTACAATGAAAACGAAAGTCTAAAAAAACAGCTTTATCAACTAGAGGTGGAGTCTAATCAATCAGAAAGTTTAAAAAATGAAAATGAACAATTACGTCAGTTGCTGGATATGAAGTCAAAATTGCAGGCTACAAAAACCATTTCAGCAGATGTGATTATGCGGGCTCCAGTATCTTGGAAACAAGAGTTAACAATTGATGTGGGAAGTTCAAAAGGAGCTTCTGAAAATATGTTGGCCATTGCAAACGGGGGTTTGATTGGTAGTGTTTCAAAGGTGGAGGATCATTCAACAACGATCAACCTATTGACAAACACCGAAAATTCAGACAAAATTTCTGTTAAAATCCTGCATGGCTCTACTGAAATTTACGGGATTATCGTTGGTTATGATAAGGAATCTGAACTGCTTAAAATTAGTCAATTAAACAGCAACAGCGACATTAGCGCGGGAGACAAGGTGACTACAGGGGGGCTCGGAAACTTTAATGTTAAGGATATCCCTGTTGGAGAGGTTGTTGCTACAACACACAGCAGTGATTATCTAACAAAGGAGGTAACAGTAAAGTTAAGTGCTGACACCAAAAATCTTCATGTGGTTGAGTTAGTGGGGAATTAG
- the cbiO gene encoding cobalt transporter ATP-binding subunit (with CbiNQ forms the ABC transporter for cobalt import; Bacillus spp. have two adjacent copies of this gene) produces the protein MGITLENVSFTYQEGTPLSSSALTDVSLTIEDGSYTALVGHTGSGKSTILQLLNGLLVPSKGSVRVFDTVITPTSTNKEIRQIRKQVGLVFQFAENQIFEETVLKDVAFGPQNFGVSEEEAKKIAREKLALVGIDESLFERSPFELSGGQMRRVAIAGMLAMEPTVLVLDEPTAGLDPLGRKELMTLFKKLHLAGMTIVLVTHLMDDVAAYADQVYVMEKGRLVKSGKPSEVFQDVASMEKVQLGVPKITAFCKRLADRGVAFKKLPIKIEEFKESLNG, from the coding sequence ATGGGAATTACTCTAGAAAATGTGAGCTTTACCTATCAAGAGGGAACTCCCCTATCTTCATCAGCCTTGACTGATGTTTCTTTGACGATTGAGGATGGTTCCTATACAGCTTTAGTAGGGCACACAGGCAGTGGGAAATCAACGATTTTACAGCTTTTAAATGGCCTATTGGTACCAAGTAAGGGTTCTGTTCGAGTTTTCGATACCGTCATTACCCCTACATCAACCAATAAAGAAATTCGTCAGATTCGAAAGCAAGTTGGTCTAGTGTTTCAATTTGCTGAAAATCAGATTTTCGAAGAGACTGTTTTGAAAGATGTTGCATTTGGACCGCAAAATTTTGGAGTTTCTGAGGAAGAGGCCAAGAAAATTGCGCGTGAAAAGTTAGCCTTGGTAGGCATCGATGAGTCACTCTTTGAGCGCAGTCCTTTTGAACTTTCGGGTGGTCAGATGAGACGTGTGGCTATAGCAGGTATGCTAGCCATGGAGCCAACTGTCTTGGTTTTGGATGAGCCTACAGCTGGACTAGATCCTCTGGGCAGAAAAGAACTGATGACCCTGTTTAAAAAACTTCACCTTGCTGGAATGACAATCGTCCTGGTAACACATTTGATGGATGACGTAGCTGCATATGCTGATCAGGTCTATGTTATGGAAAAGGGGCGTTTGGTCAAAAGTGGTAAACCGAGCGAAGTTTTCCAAGATGTAGCCTCTATGGAAAAGGTGCAGTTAGGTGTGCCTAAAATAACAGCCTTTTGTAAACGTTTGGCAGATAGAGGTGTAGCTTTTAAAAAATTGCCAATCAAGATAGAGGAGTTTAAGGAGTCACTAAATGGATAG
- a CDS encoding rod shape-determining protein MreD has protein sequence MRLLKQIGIFFLLPFVVLIDAHIGQLAGSFFPHFHLASHFLFLFLLFETIEVSEYLYLAYCGIVGLVYDIYFFHLIGIATLLFILIGASLHKFNSVILLNRWTRMLTIVVMSFLFDMGSYLLALAMGLTVESMPVFIVYSLVPSMILNFLWMLIFQYIFEKCYL, from the coding sequence ATGAGACTGTTAAAACAAATTGGTATTTTCTTTTTACTCCCTTTTGTTGTACTAATTGATGCACATATTGGACAATTAGCGGGATCCTTCTTCCCTCACTTTCATTTAGCAAGTCATTTTCTGTTTTTATTTCTCTTGTTTGAGACAATTGAGGTTTCAGAATATCTCTATCTAGCTTATTGCGGTATAGTGGGTTTGGTGTACGATATCTATTTTTTCCACTTGATAGGAATTGCAACACTTCTATTTATCTTGATAGGTGCTTCGCTCCATAAATTTAATAGTGTAATTTTGCTAAACCGTTGGACAAGAATGTTAACAATAGTTGTGATGAGTTTCCTATTTGATATGGGGAGTTATCTTCTTGCCCTTGCTATGGGATTGACAGTAGAATCGATGCCAGTTTTCATCGTCTACAGTCTTGTCCCATCAATGATTTTAAACTTTTTATGGATGCTTATTTTCCAATATATTTTTGAAAAATGTTATCTATAA
- a CDS encoding 30S ribosomal protein S2, whose translation MAVISMKQLLEAGVHFGHQTRRWNPKMAKYIFTERNGIHVIDLQQTVKYADQAYDFMRDAAANDAVVLFVGTKKQAADAVKEEAERSGQYYINHRWLGGTLTNWGTIQKRIARLKEIKRMEEEGIFDVLPKKEVALLNKQRARLEKFLGGIEDMPRIPDVMYVVDPHKEQIAVKEAKKLGIPVVAMVDTNTDPDDIDVIIPANDDAIRAVKLITAKLADAIIEGRQGEDAAAVEAEFAASEAQADSIEEIVEVVEGDNA comes from the coding sequence ATGGCAGTAATTTCAATGAAACAACTTCTTGAGGCTGGTGTACACTTTGGTCACCAAACTCGTCGCTGGAACCCTAAGATGGCTAAGTACATCTTCACTGAGCGTAACGGAATCCACGTTATCGACTTGCAACAAACTGTAAAATACGCTGACCAAGCTTACGACTTTATGCGTGATGCAGCAGCTAACGATGCAGTTGTATTGTTTGTTGGTACTAAAAAACAAGCTGCTGACGCTGTTAAAGAAGAAGCAGAACGTTCAGGTCAATACTACATCAACCACCGTTGGTTGGGTGGAACTCTTACTAACTGGGGAACTATCCAAAAACGTATTGCTCGTTTGAAAGAAATCAAACGTATGGAAGAAGAAGGAATCTTCGACGTTCTTCCTAAGAAAGAAGTTGCACTTCTTAATAAACAACGTGCACGTCTTGAAAAATTCTTGGGTGGTATCGAAGACATGCCTCGTATCCCTGATGTAATGTACGTAGTTGACCCACATAAAGAACAAATCGCTGTTAAAGAAGCTAAAAAATTGGGTATCCCAGTTGTAGCGATGGTTGACACAAATACTGACCCAGACGATATCGATGTAATCATCCCAGCTAACGATGACGCTATCCGCGCTGTTAAATTGATCACAGCTAAATTGGCTGACGCTATCATCGAAGGACGTCAAGGTGAAGACGCAGCAGCAGTTGAAGCAGAATTTGCAGCTTCAGAAGCTCAAGCTGACTCAATCGAAGAAATCGTTGAAGTTGTAGAAGGCGACAACGCTTAA
- a CDS encoding elongation factor Ts encodes MAEITAKLVKELREKSGAGVMDAKKALVETDGDIEKAIELLREKGMAKAAKKADRVAAEGLTGVFVNGNVAAVVEVNAETDFVAKNAQFVDLVNATAKVIAEGKPANNEEALALTMPSGETLEAAYVSATATIGEKISFRRFALLEKTDAQHFGAYQHNGGRIGVISVIEGGDEALAKQISMHIAAMKPTVLSYKELDEQFVKDELAQLNHVIDQDNESRAMVGKPALPHLKYGSKAQLSDEVIAQAEADIKAELAAEGKPEKIWDKIIPGKMDRFMLDNTKVDQAYTLLAQVYIMDDSKTVEAYLESVNASVVEFARFEVGEGIEKAANDFEAEVAATMAAALNN; translated from the coding sequence ATGGCAGAAATTACAGCTAAACTTGTAAAAGAGTTGCGTGAAAAATCTGGTGCCGGTGTTATGGACGCTAAAAAAGCGCTTGTAGAAACAGACGGTGACATCGAAAAAGCGATTGAATTGCTTCGTGAAAAAGGTATGGCGAAGGCAGCTAAGAAAGCTGACCGTGTTGCAGCTGAAGGTTTGACTGGTGTATTTGTTAACGGTAACGTTGCAGCAGTAGTTGAAGTAAATGCCGAAACTGACTTCGTTGCGAAAAACGCTCAATTCGTTGACTTGGTAAACGCAACAGCTAAAGTAATCGCTGAAGGAAAACCAGCTAACAACGAAGAAGCTCTTGCTTTGACAATGCCTTCAGGTGAAACTCTTGAAGCTGCATATGTATCTGCAACAGCTACAATCGGTGAAAAAATCTCATTCCGTCGTTTTGCTTTGCTTGAAAAAACAGATGCACAACACTTCGGAGCATACCAACACAATGGTGGACGTATCGGTGTTATCTCTGTAATCGAAGGTGGAGACGAAGCGCTTGCTAAACAAATCTCAATGCACATTGCTGCGATGAAACCAACAGTTCTTTCTTACAAAGAATTGGATGAGCAATTCGTTAAAGATGAGTTGGCACAATTGAACCACGTAATCGACCAAGATAACGAAAGCCGTGCAATGGTTGGTAAACCAGCTCTTCCACACTTGAAGTATGGATCAAAAGCACAATTGTCTGATGAAGTGATTGCTCAAGCTGAAGCTGATATCAAAGCTGAGTTGGCTGCAGAAGGCAAACCAGAAAAAATCTGGGACAAAATCATCCCAGGTAAAATGGACCGCTTCATGCTTGACAACACCAAAGTTGACCAAGCATACACACTTCTTGCACAAGTATACATCATGGATGACAGCAAGACAGTTGAAGCTTACCTTGAATCAGTAAATGCTTCAGTAGTTGAGTTCGCTCGCTTTGAAGTTGGTGAAGGTATCGAGAAAGCTGCAAACGACTTTGAAGCAGAAGTTGCAGCTACAATGGCAGCAGCCTTGAATAACTAA
- a CDS encoding amidase, with amino-acid sequence MKKKILASLLLSTVLVSQAAVLTTVHAETTDEKIAAQDSKISNLTAQQKEAQKQVDEIQTQVTAIQTQQTNLEAENETLQAESKKLEGEITELSKNIVARNESLEKQARSAQTNGAATSYINTIVNSKSITEAISRVAAMSEIVSANNKMLEQQKADKKSIAEKQVANNEAINTVIANQQTLADDAQTLTTKQAELKVAELNLAAEKATAEGEKATLLEQKATAEAEAKAAAEAEAAYKARQASQQQSVVASGNTSFSAQVQATSTSTSDDEDSSYTPAPAPTPARQRPTYSSNASSYPTGECTWGAKTLAPWAGDYWGNGAQWATSAAAAGFRTGSTPQVGAIACWNDGGYGHVAVVTAVSSSSRIQVSESNYGGDRTIGNKRGWFNPTTTSEGYVTYIYPN; translated from the coding sequence ATGAAGAAAAAAATCTTAGCGTCACTTTTATTAAGTACAGTATTAGTGTCTCAAGCGGCAGTATTGACAACTGTCCACGCTGAAACAACTGATGAAAAGATTGCTGCTCAAGATAGTAAGATTAGTAATTTGACAGCTCAACAAAAAGAAGCTCAAAAACAAGTAGATGAAATCCAAACGCAAGTTACAGCTATCCAAACTCAACAAACGAACTTGGAAGCTGAGAACGAAACTCTACAAGCTGAATCTAAAAAACTTGAAGGAGAAATTACAGAGCTCTCTAAGAACATTGTTGCTCGTAATGAATCTTTGGAAAAACAAGCACGTAGCGCACAAACAAACGGTGCTGCAACTAGCTACATCAACACAATTGTAAACTCAAAATCAATTACTGAGGCTATTTCACGTGTTGCAGCTATGAGCGAGATTGTATCAGCTAACAACAAAATGTTGGAACAACAAAAGGCTGATAAAAAATCAATTGCTGAAAAACAAGTTGCGAATAACGAAGCTATCAATACCGTAATTGCCAACCAACAAACTCTTGCTGACGATGCACAAACATTGACAACAAAGCAAGCTGAGTTGAAAGTTGCTGAGTTGAACCTTGCTGCTGAGAAAGCTACTGCAGAAGGCGAAAAAGCTACTTTACTAGAACAAAAAGCAACTGCAGAAGCAGAAGCAAAAGCAGCGGCTGAAGCAGAAGCAGCTTACAAAGCTCGTCAAGCAAGCCAACAACAATCAGTAGTTGCTTCAGGAAATACAAGCTTCTCTGCTCAAGTACAAGCGACATCAACATCAACATCTGATGATGAGGATTCAAGCTACACTCCAGCACCTGCTCCAACTCCTGCTAGACAACGTCCAACATATAGCTCAAATGCATCAAGTTACCCAACTGGTGAATGTACTTGGGGAGCTAAAACATTGGCACCTTGGGCTGGAGACTACTGGGGTAACGGAGCTCAGTGGGCAACAAGTGCAGCTGCAGCAGGATTCCGTACAGGATCAACTCCACAAGTTGGTGCGATTGCATGTTGGAATGATGGTGGTTATGGACACGTAGCGGTTGTTACAGCAGTTTCATCATCATCTCGTATCCAAGTATCAGAATCAAACTACGGTGGAGATCGTACAATCGGAAACAAACGTGGATGGTTCAACCCAACTACAACTTCTGAAGGTTACGTAACATACATCTATCCAAACTAA
- a CDS encoding cysteine synthase, with translation MTIYNNITELIGQTPIVKLNNIVPEGAADVYVKLEAFNPGSSVKDRIALSMIEKAEQDGILKPGATIVEATSGNTGIGLSWVGAAKGYKVVIVMPETMSVERRKIIQAYGAELVLTPGSEGMKGAIAKAQEIAAERDGFLPLQFNNPANPEVHERTTGAEILAAFGSDGLDAFVGGVGTGGTISGVSHALKAANSNIQVYAVEADESAILSGEKPGPHKIQGISAGFIPETLDTKAYDGIVRVTSDDALALGREIGGKEGFLVGISSAAAIYGAIEVAKKLGTGKKVLALAPDNGERYLSTALYEFEV, from the coding sequence ATGACTATTTATAATAATATCACTGAACTTATTGGACAAACACCGATTGTTAAACTCAACAACATTGTTCCAGAGGGTGCTGCAGACGTCTATGTTAAACTAGAAGCTTTTAACCCTGGATCGTCAGTAAAAGACCGTATTGCCCTTAGCATGATTGAAAAAGCAGAACAAGATGGTATTCTAAAACCGGGAGCTACTATTGTTGAAGCAACGAGTGGAAACACTGGTATCGGTCTTTCATGGGTTGGTGCCGCTAAAGGATATAAAGTTGTTATCGTCATGCCTGAAACGATGAGTGTGGAACGACGCAAGATTATCCAAGCCTATGGTGCTGAACTCGTCCTTACTCCTGGTAGCGAAGGAATGAAAGGGGCTATTGCCAAAGCTCAGGAAATCGCCGCTGAACGAGACGGCTTCCTTCCACTCCAATTTAATAATCCAGCTAATCCAGAAGTACACGAAAGAACAACAGGAGCTGAAATACTGGCTGCTTTCGGTTCTGATGGACTAGATGCTTTTGTAGGTGGTGTTGGCACCGGTGGAACGATCTCAGGTGTTTCTCACGCTCTTAAAGCAGCAAATTCAAACATTCAAGTTTATGCAGTTGAGGCAGACGAGTCAGCTATCTTGTCTGGTGAAAAACCAGGACCTCACAAAATTCAAGGCATCTCAGCTGGATTTATTCCTGAAACACTTGATACAAAAGCCTATGATGGTATCGTTCGCGTAACGTCAGATGATGCTCTAGCGCTTGGCCGTGAAATTGGTGGAAAAGAAGGCTTCCTGGTTGGGATTTCTTCAGCTGCAGCAATTTACGGGGCAATTGAGGTTGCCAAGAAATTAGGTACAGGTAAGAAAGTCCTTGCTTTAGCACCAGATAACGGCGAACGTTATTTGTCTACAGCACTCTATGAATTTGAAGTGTAA